The DNA window ACCGGGTCACGCTTCACTTCGAACATTTCCATTGCGGAGAGGCACCCAACACCTACTGCAGGGGCGGGCTGTGCCTGCATCAGGTGTACGTCTCGAACGGCGGCCATTATCGCTTGCTCGGCAGTAGTTACGGACCGGCGAACGACTGAGATCCGGCGATGCCCCTTCAGGTCTTATGAAGTACTTCGACCGTGAGGTGGGACAGCGAAGGGAAACGCGAGAGCAGGTTGCGATAATATTCCGCCGCGCGCTCTTTCGTGGTTACGACCGAAACGATGGCGCCGAGATGGCCCGGCCCCAGGCGCCAGAGGTGAAGGTCGGCGAGCTGATCGCCGTCCACTTCGACGGTCTGGCGCAGCTTGTTGGCCATGCTCCGATCCGGATTCATGTCGAGCAGGATCGCGGCGGTGTCTCGTACCAAGCCATACGACCAACTCGCGATGACGCAGGCGCCGACAATGCCGGCCAGCGGATCCATCCACAGCCAGCCAAAGGTGCGCGCAAGTAGCAGACCGATAATGACCAGCACGGATACCGCGGCGTCCGCGGCTACGTGGATAACGGCAGCGCGCATATTGTTGTCGCGCGTCGCGGACCTGTGGACGTGCTCGTGCTCTTCGAAGGTGACAGGATAGTCGCGGCCGCCGACCCGCACGATCGCCGAAAAGGCGTGGGGCTCGGGAATCTCGTCGACCGACTCTAGATAGCTGTCTTTGTCTTCCATCGCGAATAGCTGCCGCTTGCCATCAGGTCGAACCGTTTCCACCGAAGCGAACCGCGCCATCAAGGCAGGACCGGCTTTGGCGTTCAGCCGAAATCGTGGCGGCACCCCATCCTCGAATATCTCGAGCACGACGACGCCAGTCTGGGTCGCGATCTCGCGCCTCTCGTCGTGGTCGTGCGTGTGGCCGTGGGAATGACCATGACCGTGCTCGTGATGATGGCCGCCGGCGCTAAGCAGCCACGCGCTCACGACGTTCACGGCCAGGCCGAGACAGGCGATGGGGATGGCTTCGGAAAAACGGATCGGGACCGGATCGAAAAAGCGGCTGAAGGCTTCGTAGCCGATCAATATCGAGATCATCGCCAGGATGATGGCGCTGGTGAAACCGGCAAGGTCGCCGAGCTTCCCCGTGCCGAAGCTGAAGTTCGGATCGTCGGCGTGATTGCGGGCATAGGTGTAG is part of the Bradyrhizobium canariense genome and encodes:
- the dmeF gene encoding CDF family Co(II)/Ni(II) efflux transporter DmeF, coding for MTQDGQTTPFHSHVFLGEGHEKSERKTWAVIWLCGAMMVAEIVGGLLFGSIALVADGMHMSTHAGALLLAALAYTYARNHADDPNFSFGTGKLGDLAGFTSAIILAMISILIGYEAFSRFFDPVPIRFSEAIPIACLGLAVNVVSAWLLSAGGHHHEHGHGHSHGHTHDHDERREIATQTGVVVLEIFEDGVPPRFRLNAKAGPALMARFASVETVRPDGKRQLFAMEDKDSYLESVDEIPEPHAFSAIVRVGGRDYPVTFEEHEHVHRSATRDNNMRAAVIHVAADAAVSVLVIIGLLLARTFGWLWMDPLAGIVGACVIASWSYGLVRDTAAILLDMNPDRSMANKLRQTVEVDGDQLADLHLWRLGPGHLGAIVSVVTTKERAAEYYRNLLSRFPSLSHLTVEVLHKT